DNA sequence from the Podospora pseudocomata strain CBS 415.72m chromosome 2 map unlocalized CBS415.72m_2.2, whole genome shotgun sequence genome:
GTTGCCGCTGTTGAGGCGTTGGAACCGGCCGATTTGGTTGCATTTTGGAACGAGGGAttcgagggagggggggtggcggagggggtggtgtttggtggtgatttggGGCATGGTACTGTccggggaggtgggggattgGATGTTGTGATCTgggcgttggtgatgatgggattgttgctgctgctgctgccagggCGGCAGGGCTTCTCTCTGCTTCTGGAGGCGTAACCTTTCTGCTTCGTTTCGTTTCTGGAGACGGTATACTTGTGTTGCGCCGAGGCAGCGGGGGGTGGGCTGTTCTGCTATCAGGGAGATTCGTCGGGCGGCGCGGCATTGGGCGCGGTGGAGGTCTTTtcggagggaggaggtgtcgCGCGCCCAGATGGGGTTTATCGGGCCGCCTTGACGGGCCCAGGATTTGAGGTTTTCGTAGTGTTCTTGGAactgggcgaggaggaggcggagttCGTTGAGGGATTCGGCTGTGAAAGGAGGGCATGGCTAGTTAGGATATCTCAGGGGAAGAGAtgtggggaagaagagacaCAAGAACATACGTATCCTGTCGTTCTCGTAGTAGAACTGGCCGCGCACCAGCTGTCCCATTTCCTGAAAGTCCTTCTTTGCCTCGTCGAGTGCGTCCTCCAACGCGCGCGTTTGTTCGAACTCGTCGGGTCCCCAGTGACGCTTGTCGGCAAACATGAATAGTCGCAGCGCATCTGTCAGACATGTCCCAATGGCGGCCAGAAGAGAGCCGACTGTGTCTGAACTTGCCCCTCCTGCGCGCTCCCCGTGAAAGCCACTGACAACGCTGCTCttgcggctgctgccgccggcaGCGTTACTCATCTCTTGCTCGCCCGCCAATGTCTGGCCAGTTCGACTGTTCAATCTTTGCGCCGGTGAACTATTGGAGGTGTCGAAGGAGGTTCGGTTCGTCGTCACAAGCCGGGACTTTGTGCTGGTTGCGCCAGGTACCTGTCAGTAGTTTGCCGAACGGGACTTGGGCCCGTGATATATTGTTTAAGTAAAACTGGTTCGTCcgaaacaaacaaacacctttccttcttccactaTCTTCCACCGAGTCTTGTCGTGGTCTTGTCGGAGTCTTGTCCAACGCGCCGGGTGCCGGGTGCCGGGTGCCGGGAATGATGTCGATTTATGGGGTCCCTTGTAGAGGGTCCTCTctagggaggaggggggttgctTAAGGTTGGCTTGGCAGTGGGCACCGGCAGGGAAGCAGCAGTCTAGTTCGGCGGCCTCGGACGCTAAGATAAGCGATAAGATTTCGTGATGCTGATGGCGGGGGTCGTGTTTTCTCGTGTCGTGAGTTAAAGTGTTTCTACTTTGGTCAGGAACAAGAGATGATGGTCTTTATtagggagttggggttgaagaagcGAGTTGAACAGCTGACTGTAGCTCCATGCAGACAGTAAACGCCATCACAGACCCAACTGCACCTATCGTTGGATCGCATGCTATGTAGAGACAGGTGCATAGTAAGTAGTACGTAGCTTACTGCGGCATGGGTTTAAAAGGGGAATGCCATGCGTGTTTTTGCCATTAGCATTGTCCAATTAATTCTCAACCCACCTTTGACCCCCCCTCGCTGTGCCGTACCTGAGGCCGATCAGCAACCTCAGCCCTACGAGACGAGGCTCGAGATGCTTATATCCGTGACAGCACTGCGGATCAAGAACATCTTAACGGAGTATTTGTACATTAGTTCCTGGCACCCAAAATAGCTCCGGCCCTGTCGGGCCCTGTCGCGACATCTCAGCTATGTATTCGAGTTTGTCATGTCGTAGCGAAAGCGGAGGTAAGAAGACGGTCGGAGACATGtgtgggttagggttgtgggCGCGTAAGACCCGGGCCCAGACCGGAGTATTCAGAATTCCTTGTGACAAacaaaagaggaaaaaaaaaaaggaaaaaaaaagaaaaggtccCATTGATGGGTTGAGACTTTTCGGCATCTCATACATCTTTGCCACCTGCCAAATTATCTtgatctttttgttttctttttctaaATCAGTTTTCCTTGCCGGTCCCTGCAGTATGACTTCATAATTTCAGTTTATTTCTTCTCTTCGTGCATCTGCTGGGCGATATACTTCAGAGTCGGTCCCACGATTTTCTCGGCTCGGtttcactcgcttatcaTTCAATTCTTCGGCGGTTTATGAGCGGTTAAACCCGGCCATTCGGTATCAGTCGCTCATTGGAGGGAATAGCTTCAAAAGACACACAAATCTGAGGCaggaaaagaggaagaggaggatagggtAAGCGGAAATAAGTGAAGATGCAGCcaggacagcagcagcctccacGAAAGCGGATCCTTTTCCTGGACGCCTACGACTCGttctccaacaacatcacGTCGTTGCTGCAGACCCTCTTGGATGTCGAGGTTTCGGTCTTGCATATCGACTCGCCATCGCTTTTTCCTTTCGGCATTGATTCAACACCGGATGAGGAGGCCAAGTCGAGATTTGTCAAGGAGCTTGCCAGATATGATGCCGTTGTTTGTGGACCAGGTCCGGGCAATCCGGGCAACCAACGGGATGTTGGCGTTATGAGGTTTATTTGGGaattggaggaggcgaatgTCCTGCCAGTGCTTGGAATCTGCTTGGGCTTTCAGAGCCTCGTCAATTCTTGCCAGGGAGGTCAGGTCAAGAGActgagaagggggttgcATGGTATGGTCAGAACAATCATCCACCGTATGGACTCAGTTGCGCCGGTGGAGGGTGACATTTTTGCCGGGGTGAACGGGTTCAAGGCAACGCTGTATCACAGCTTGTGTGGCCATGTTGGACAGGAGGGCATCGACCAACAAGAATGGGAGGAAGCTCGGTGGCAGCCTCAGGACGGCTGCCCTGAGTTGTTGCCGCTGGcctgggtggaggagcagcgtgaagagggcgagggtttCGAAGCTGGAACGGAAAGAATCCTCATGGCTGTCAAGCACAGGACCAAGCCGTTCTGGGGTGTGCAATATCATCCCGAGTCGGTGTGcacagaagaggagggcaacAAGATCATTGTCAACTGGTTCGAGGAAGCGCTCGGGTGGAATCAAAAACACAAGAGGACGACCCTGGTGGATGGACACAACCTGGCAGAGGCTGCCATCAAGCCGAGCCTGCTCTCTCAGCTCACACCGTCAGGAGAGCCTAGGGCTTCGGGGCAGTGGTGGGAGAAGTTTGAGTCTGACCCAGTTTTGCGCTCTGTCTCGGTGCCCTTGCCTCGCGGCATTCCGGTCCCGGATATCGTAGAGGCAGTTGATCCCGATGCCTCTGAGCGGATCATCCTGGACTCGGCCAACGCGGCACCTGCCATATCGAGTGCTGATGTCCGCGGCAGATACAGCATTATTGCGGCTGGTCTGGACGAAGCCCTGCGTCTTGAATACCACGCCGGCGATGActatgccaccaccaagctcaaggctgtTGGGGGAATGTCAGTCAACTTATCACAGCAGGTTCCGATTGCCAGATATGGCAGCATCTGGGCTCTGATTGCAGCCTTCCAAGACGCAAGACATATCGACGTCGAAGGGCCCGAGACGACCCCTTTTCTGGGAGGTTTTATGGGATACGTTACCTACGAGCAGGGGCTCATGGACATTGGCATCAATCTCGaccaccctcgcccccaCCATCGACCAGACGTCTGCCTGAGCTGGATCACCAAGAGCATCGTCATTGACCACCTCGCCGGCGTCGTCCACGTGCAACATCTCCGCTCTAGCGGCTCAGAGGAAGACACCTGGCTAGAGAAAACAACCGGCAaactcctcaccctccaaaacacccaaCGCCGACCGTCCTTCAACTCCAAAAAAGACAAcacccaactcccccaatcccccaccAAACGCCGCCCATCCcgcagcaccacctccatccaaACCCCCTTGACAAAAGAGTACGAGGACAAGGTCCGGCTCTGCCAAGAACACATCGCCGCGGGGGAGTCGTATGAACTCTGCCTGACAGACCAAACAACCATCACCCGTCCCCTCAGCGATGTCCAACCACCCCTATCACCTACAcaacccaaacacccccgcctctcctcctcccccgccacccgGCCCAACTCCTGGTCCTTGTTCAAACACCTCCGCACCCGCCAACCCGCTCCCTTCGCGTCCtacctccgcctccacccGGCAACCCTcgtctccgcctcccccgagCGTTTCCTAACCTACGACCGTCAAGGGAAATGTTCCATGCGTCCGATGAAGGGCACAGTCCGCAAGTCGGACATTtgctccaccctctcccaagcAGAGAAAATCCTCCACGTCCCCAAAGAGGAGGCGGAAAACCTCATGATTGTTGACTTAGTTCGTCACGACTTGCACTCCATCTGCGGAGCGGGGAATGTGACTGTGCGGGATCTGCTAAAGGTGGAGGAGTATCAATCTGTGTTTCAGATGATCACTGTTGTTGAGGGGCAGTTGCCTAGACAGGGGGGGTATGGTGGGTTGGATGCGCTGGCGGGggcgctgccgccggggaGTATGACGGGGgcgccgaagaggaggagttgtgAGATACTcaggggggtggaaggggggagggagagggggttgtatTCGGGGGTTGTGGGGTATCATTGTGTTAGCGGACGGGGGGATTGGAGTGTTACGATCAGGAGTTTGTTTaggtgggatgatgaggtggggagggaggggggggaggaggaggtttggaggaTTGGGGCCGGGGGTGCGGTTACGATACTGAGCacggaggtgggggagagggaggagatgtttACCAAGTTGGCGGGGCCGTTGagggtttttggggaggtttgTTAAGGGGGTGGTAGGTTGAAGGATGGGATAGATGTGCAAATGCAGAGCACACTCAACGTGTGTCTGGTGGTTTGGCAGGTTTCAGAAAAAACAGGGCATCTGGTTTTCAACATGGGCATGTCGGCGCGGGCGTTTTCATTTTTGTTGTAGTATTATCCAATGATGTATATGGTAGACTCAACGATGCAAAACTTTGAAGGTAAGGAAGCAATGCTTTAACGCACTGTTTCGGTGTGGTGTGCGGGCAGAGAGGATAGATATGGTCAGAGATACACAACCTCTAAACGGCTTTTATCAACCACCATTGCTTCCTTTTCAGAACTCACGCCTTTGAGAGTCAAGTGGATTGGTCTTGCTGTCGACATTTTGTTCCAACTATAAGCCGTCAACCTAGTAGTCTGCACTGTCACAACCTCACCTTCTGAACCCAACATCCGGCTCTGGTCCACAGCCGGCTTTTTCTTGCACAAGAGGTATGCGCCCGACTTGTGTGGAAGTGCTAGCTCGTTTGCGGGTATGTAGTTGAATACACCGAGTGCCCACTCCATTTCCGACGGATCGATCGTTGGCATCAGCTCGGCAACAACATGACCGATGTTCTTATAAAACTACAGCTAACAGCATGAGAGGACGAGGTCGTACGAGGTAGCACCTGAGCCATAACACAAATATGTTTTCGTAGTTTCATGGGAAGTATGAGAAGCTGGACTTGCAGTCCGCGGCTTGTCATTGCCATGTCCAGTCCTTCCGTTGACCAGAGATAATCGTCGTGTGGGAAGCCACAGAGGTAGGCAATGGGCGAGTGCGGCATGGCATTGGAATTATGTAAGTCTGCAGCGCCACCGCACCAGTTCAAGACCGTCGAGTCGCCGCTGGCCAGCATGATGGCCTCGACAAGGCGACAGAAGGCTCTgtcgcctccttcaccgtACAAGGGCTGCCAATTGCTGTCGTAAAACTTGATCGCAGTCGGCGCGAGCAGCCAGCTGTGGGAGAGCATGTCATATTTCACCACCGTCTGCAGGTAAGCCTGCATGCGCggcttggttgaggaggtatGTTCAATGAATTCCAGGGTGACGGGATTTGTTCTCAACCTCCTGACACGGGGAAGGTAATGTTGCTGCACGAAAGCTCGATCAACGAGCCGCATCTCTTTGACATATATGAAACGGATGGGGATACCATTTTGGACATAGTCAAGGAATTCCTTCTCAATTCTATCAAAGAACATCTTTTCCTCCACGGTCAAGTCCATGACCAGGGATATGTTGCTCGAGATTTTGAAACTTATGTGAACATGTTTGTAGTGTTTGAAACAGGGAAGCTGGGCTGCCCAAGTATTTCAAGATGTGAACGCGAGGCTGGGCAATGTATGAGCGTTGGTAATCATCCTGGTAAGGCCCCACCCAGCCTTGGTAGAATATGGATGGCTCTATCCAGGCCATGGGTTTCCAAACAAGGCAAAAAGACTCGCCAGCATTGCTTCCTTGAAACATATCAAAACAACAAGAATATTGAGAGAAAATACCTTGATTTATCCCCTCCTAACCTCAGTCCCAACTTTCCAAAGACTATCAACCGAAAAAAACAAATCCCACACACCATTCTGTCGTTCCCACCTTCGCTACCTGCCCCATCCTCCCATGACATGATTGCATACCTTTCGTCGAACACCGGTAATTGTacaaaaaaatcaaaaataATGGATAAAACAAGCTCAAACACCATAGCCTTTCCCTATTCCTCATCATAAAGCTacccccatcatcgtcaatCTCCCGAACCCTCCATCCGCTCATGGGtatccatctccccatcacTCATTCAAGAatcgcccccttccccctaaaactcctgctcctcctgaaAAAACTGCCCAAAACTTATAATCGTCCCATAAAtcaacaacccacccacAATgctcatcaccgccgccgccgtggcgATAATCCCGCTAtgcgccagcaccaccggGAGCGCGATGCCCATCACGACCAAGAACCCGGTGCAGAACCGGCCcaggtcgaggatggcggcgccCGAGCTCTCGACAAAGTCGTCGGGGTTGGCGCAGTGGGAGCATATCCAGTTGGGCACCGGGGCGAGGACGTAggtggcgacgacgaggaggggatggtATTTGGAGTAGAGGGCGCAggagaggatgacgaggaggaagccgagggcgaggacgaaGGAGAGGGCTATGATTGTTTTTAGGCCGGCGGTGGGCATTGTGACGGTTGGTTGGCTGAGGTGTGAGGCggggggggctgggggtTGGGCGAGTGTATGTGTCGTTGCGATGGGATGACTGATTATGACCTGGCTGATACTAACAGGCCGTATCTCGAGTCGGTATCACTGGGTGCGGTCGTGTGCGATGACGGTGGCGTCAAAGAGTTTGAAGCTGTCTACGTGTGTTGGAGCTTGCTTGCGTTCTTGCCTGTGACCTGTGACGCCGACGCCGCGGACGGCTGGGTAGGTCAGCCTTGGCGGGCTCCCCTGTGCGGCTGGCAGGCGCTAACCC
Encoded proteins:
- a CDS encoding uncharacterized protein (EggNog:ENOG503NU85; MEROPS:MER0045095; COG:J), producing the protein MQPGQQQPPRKRILFLDAYDSFSNNITSLLQTLLDVEVSVLHIDSPSLFPFGIDSTPDEEAKSRFVKELARYDAVVCGPGPGNPGNQRDVGVMRFIWELEEANVLPVLGICLGFQSLVNSCQGGQVKRLRRGLHGMVRTIIHRMDSVAPVEGDIFAGVNGFKATLYHSLCGHVGQEGIDQQEWEEARWQPQDGCPELLPLAWVEEQREEGEGFEAGTERILMAVKHRTKPFWGVQYHPESVCTEEEGNKIIVNWFEEALGWNQKHKRTTLVDGHNLAEAAIKPSLLSQLTPSGEPRASGQWWEKFESDPVLRSVSVPLPRGIPVPDIVEAVDPDASERIILDSANAAPAISSADVRGRYSIIAAGLDEALRLEYHAGDDYATTKLKAVGGMSVNLSQQVPIARYGSIWALIAAFQDARHIDVEGPETTPFLGGFMGYVTYEQGLMDIGINLDHPRPHHRPDVCLSWITKSIVIDHLAGVVHVQHLRSSGSEEDTWLEKTTGKLLTLQNTQRRPSFNSKKDNTQLPQSPTKRRPSRSTTSIQTPLTKEYEDKVRLCQEHIAAGESYELCLTDQTTITRPLSDVQPPLSPTQPKHPRLSSSPATRPNSWSLFKHLRTRQPAPFASYLRLHPATLVSASPERFLTYDRQGKCSMRPMKGTVRKSDICSTLSQAEKILHVPKEEAENLMIVDLVRHDLHSICGAGNVTVRDLLKVEEYQSVFQMITVVEGQLPRQGGYGGLDALAGALPPGSMTGAPKRRSCEILRGVEGGRERGLYSGVVGYHCVSGRGDWSVTIRSLFRWDDEVGREGGEEEVWRIGAGGAVTILSTEVGEREEMFTKLAGPLRVFGEVC
- a CDS encoding uncharacterized protein (EggNog:ENOG503PBPW) — its product is MSNAAGGSSRKSSVVSGFHGERAGGASSDTVGSLLAAIGTCLTDALRLFMFADKRHWGPDEFEQTRALEDALDEAKKDFQEMGQLVRGQFYYENDRIPESLNELRLLLAQFQEHYENLKSWARQGGPINPIWARDTSSLRKDLHRAQCRAARRISLIAEQPTPRCLGATQVYRLQKRNEAERLRLQKQREALPPWQQQQQQSHHHQRPDHNIQSPTSPDSTMPQITTKHHPLRHPPSLESLVPKCNQIGRFQRLNSGNPSESPFNDAAFICDFCNGYLVWPDLRTMPSVRSTLPQQPPPDPLSPAYDSKTVNNGYPHWQASGLSCTANEPKTLVFAPLAIANHMPPEPGEWQAGIICPYCEEDTYLDEGEDSGEMKYVMDDKGFGSVEEFREHLEWYHTAMAVPKLEDVVPEVVRGSCGVM
- the VPS55 gene encoding Vacuolar protein sorting-associated protein 55 (COG:T; EggNog:ENOG503P3FU); the encoded protein is MPTAGLKTIIALSFVLALGFLLVILSCALYSKYHPLLVVATYVLAPVPNWICSHCANPDDFVESSGAAILDLGRFCTGFLVVMGIALPVVLAHSGIIATAAAVMSIVGGLLIYGTIISFGQFFQEEQEF
- a CDS encoding uncharacterized protein (EggNog:ENOG50; COG:S); this encodes MDLTVEEKMFFDRIEKEFLDYVQNGIPIRFIYVKEMRLVDRAFVQQHYLPRVRRLRTNPVTLEFIEHTSSTKPRMQAYLQTVVKYDMLSHSWLLAPTAIKFYDSNWQPLYGEGGDRAFCRLVEAIMLASGDSTVLNWCGGAADLHNSNAMPHSPIAYLCGFPHDDYLWSTEGLDMAMTSRGLQVQLLILPMKLRKHICVMAQVLPRTTSSSHAVSCSFIRTSVMLLPS